One window of Desulfobacca acetoxidans DSM 11109 genomic DNA carries:
- a CDS encoding phage portal protein family protein — MGFWDWFKGTSEKAKPELRRISLTSIQDRYSSYPSSGLTPGKLAAIFREADQGDIRRQMELYEEMEEKDAHLASILQTRKAAVQGMNYRFIPYSPEPDDVQMSEFVQTVIESLEFDRIMTDILDALGKGFSVHEIMWQAVEGKVVIEDIRWINPKRISFAEGEEPRLLEPSGYSGIKPPPWKLVVYRSCQRSGSVVRAGLLRSIAWVYLFKNYALKDWAIFNEVFGMPLRVGRYDPTASIEDRESLRRAIAAMGTDAAAIISKNTDIEFVEAGSRATGHANPFIAMAEFCNREMSKAILGQTLTTDVAQATGTYGAAKVHDQVRRDIVQSDADSLAATLRMQVFRPLIGFNFGWDHNPPFLHFSFKEEVDLKQISETYRNLNEMGIQVPQEHIAEVFGLPRVRRVGGAV, encoded by the coding sequence ATGGGGTTTTGGGATTGGTTTAAGGGAACGTCAGAGAAAGCGAAACCGGAATTGCGGCGGATTTCACTCACCTCGATCCAGGATAGGTATAGCAGCTATCCGAGTTCAGGACTTACTCCGGGTAAATTAGCCGCCATTTTTCGGGAAGCAGACCAGGGTGATATTCGGCGTCAGATGGAACTCTATGAAGAAATGGAGGAAAAGGATGCACATCTGGCATCTATTCTTCAGACTCGCAAGGCGGCGGTACAGGGGATGAATTACCGGTTTATCCCATACTCGCCCGAGCCGGATGACGTGCAGATGTCTGAATTTGTCCAAACGGTTATAGAGTCGCTGGAGTTTGATCGGATCATGACTGATATTCTTGACGCTTTAGGCAAAGGATTCTCAGTCCATGAGATCATGTGGCAGGCAGTAGAAGGGAAGGTGGTGATTGAGGATATCCGATGGATCAATCCCAAACGGATCAGTTTTGCCGAAGGCGAGGAACCGAGATTACTGGAGCCGTCCGGTTACAGCGGGATTAAGCCACCTCCATGGAAGCTGGTGGTGTACCGTTCCTGCCAACGGTCGGGTTCGGTGGTTCGGGCGGGCTTATTAAGAAGTATAGCCTGGGTCTACCTTTTTAAGAATTATGCTCTCAAGGATTGGGCCATTTTCAATGAGGTCTTTGGTATGCCTCTGCGAGTGGGGCGATATGATCCGACTGCCTCGATTGAAGACCGGGAGTCTCTGCGCCGGGCGATAGCGGCTATGGGAACCGATGCGGCCGCCATTATATCTAAAAACACTGACATTGAATTTGTGGAAGCAGGGAGTAGAGCCACCGGTCACGCAAATCCATTTATTGCCATGGCTGAGTTTTGCAACCGGGAGATGAGCAAGGCTATCTTAGGTCAGACTCTAACCACCGATGTCGCTCAGGCCACCGGTACCTACGGTGCTGCCAAGGTTCACGATCAGGTTCGCAGAGACATCGTTCAATCGGATGCCGACAGCCTGGCTGCTACTTTAAGGATGCAGGTATTCAGGCCATTAATAGGCTTTAACTTCGGTTGGGATCATAATCCGCCGTTTCTCCATTTCAGCTTTAAGGAGGAAGTCGATCTGAAGCAGATTTCTGAAACCTATAGGAATTTAAATGAAATGGGGATTCAGGTTCCCCAGGAACATATTGCTGAAGTCTTTGGACTGCCCAGGGTAAGGCGCGTTGGGGGGGCTGTATGA
- a CDS encoding phage protease, protein MKTTIYCQIGPTAPEWIRILPMGEVILGDGREPFRVSTASIERIMEAWRWRGNDMVVDYEHQTISGREAPAAGWVKALTSVFDGLWARVEWTDRAREYIEKKEYRYFSPVVQLNESREVEDLLHVALTNFPAITNLAPLVLSVEPAGKKGITNKREENTGNVEEKGKETDGAGNGYDTGAERKEMIAEKLKVILGLREDASEDQIVALVDDYIKISGGKSTPLPPEIAAALGMAEGDSCSKALQRIESLQAEVKNAARMREELNAMKLQEALSRAERLIQEALSSRRTTPAELQQANGSLRRLAHDDPDFFQELIMSRPENSAIPGPLEPGGRYWTTLTQEDREVCQNLGIRPEDFLKNKEKFKEER, encoded by the coding sequence ATGAAGACTACCATCTATTGCCAGATCGGGCCGACGGCCCCGGAGTGGATCAGGATTTTGCCGATGGGGGAAGTCATTTTAGGTGATGGTCGGGAGCCTTTCCGGGTATCGACGGCATCTATCGAGCGAATTATGGAGGCCTGGAGGTGGCGCGGCAACGATATGGTGGTTGATTACGAACATCAGACCATCAGTGGCCGAGAGGCACCCGCAGCAGGTTGGGTGAAGGCGCTGACCTCGGTTTTTGATGGTCTATGGGCCCGGGTGGAATGGACCGACCGGGCCCGAGAGTATATCGAAAAGAAAGAGTACCGTTATTTTTCCCCGGTGGTGCAACTGAACGAGTCCAGAGAAGTGGAGGATTTGTTGCATGTAGCTTTGACAAATTTCCCGGCTATAACCAATCTGGCGCCCCTGGTTCTATCGGTTGAACCGGCGGGGAAAAAGGGAATAACAAACAAGCGAGAGGAGAATACCGGAAATGTAGAGGAAAAAGGTAAAGAGACGGATGGGGCAGGCAACGGTTATGATACAGGTGCAGAAAGGAAGGAAATGATTGCCGAAAAATTGAAAGTGATTTTAGGACTCCGGGAAGACGCTTCGGAGGATCAGATTGTAGCTCTCGTGGATGACTATATAAAAATCTCGGGCGGGAAATCAACACCTTTGCCGCCGGAGATTGCCGCGGCGCTCGGTATGGCTGAAGGCGACAGCTGTTCCAAAGCGCTTCAGCGCATCGAGTCGCTGCAGGCCGAGGTCAAAAATGCTGCCCGGATGAGAGAAGAGTTGAACGCTATGAAGCTACAGGAAGCTTTGTCCAGAGCCGAACGATTGATCCAGGAGGCATTAAGCAGCAGACGAACAACTCCGGCAGAATTGCAACAGGCAAACGGCAGTCTGCGTCGTTTGGCGCATGACGATCCTGACTTTTTTCAGGAGCTGATAATGTCGCGTCCGGAAAATTCGGCCATTCCAGGGCCTCTCGAGCCAGGGGGTAGGTATTGGACGACACTGACTCAGGAAGACCGGGAGGTTTGTCAGAATCTAGGTATCAGGCCTGAGGATTTTCTGAAAAATAAAGAGAAATTCAAGGAGGAGAGATAA
- a CDS encoding DUF2190 family protein, which translates to MSACTADRDTIYREGLELEYPVKAATKIYAGSMVAVDSTGYAIPAANAAGHQLVGVALEQVDNSLGASGARQVRVRTAGVFDFTATSISQANVGAEMYVVDDQTFDEVNPGQGIRCGKLVKYVSATRGWIKI; encoded by the coding sequence ATGTCTGCCTGTACGGCTGATAGAGACACGATTTACCGAGAGGGATTGGAACTGGAATATCCGGTTAAGGCTGCAACCAAAATTTATGCCGGGTCGATGGTGGCGGTAGACAGCACCGGTTATGCAATTCCAGCGGCTAACGCCGCAGGCCACCAACTGGTTGGGGTGGCCCTGGAGCAGGTTGACAACAGCCTGGGGGCCAGTGGTGCCAGGCAGGTCAGAGTGAGAACGGCCGGGGTTTTTGACTTTACCGCTACCTCCATTAGCCAGGCAAATGTCGGGGCGGAGATGTATGTAGTGGATGATCAGACCTTTGATGAGGTAAATCCGGGCCAGGGGATCAGGTGTGGGAAACTGGTGAAGTATGTTTCAGCAACAAGAGGTTGGATAAAAATCTAA
- a CDS encoding Mu-like prophage major head subunit gpT family protein, with protein MIINRANLASMYVALNTVFNNAFEGAPSYHEKIAMLVPSNTRYNDYKFMMQFPMLREWIGDRQIRNLAAASFQIANRDYEATVEVDSNDIEDDQLGVYHPIVAELGRAARQHPDLLLATLISEGFTTPCYDGKTFFATDHPVASGTQSNNGGGSGTAWYLFDATRAIKPFIFQRRSLPRLISQDSPDDEHAFMRKKFRYGVDYRGAVGYGLWQLAYGSKDTLNTTNYIAARAAMMQLTNDEGTPLGVAPNLLVVPPALEGQAKELLHADFMGVTGEGTKTNVWRGTAEVLVVPWLK; from the coding sequence ATGATCATCAACCGAGCTAATCTGGCAAGCATGTATGTGGCTTTGAACACCGTCTTCAATAATGCCTTCGAGGGGGCTCCCAGCTATCACGAGAAGATTGCCATGCTGGTGCCGAGCAACACTAGATACAACGACTACAAATTTATGATGCAGTTTCCGATGTTGCGGGAGTGGATCGGAGATCGCCAGATCCGGAATCTTGCCGCGGCTTCATTTCAGATTGCCAATAGAGATTATGAGGCCACGGTGGAAGTGGACAGCAATGATATCGAAGACGATCAACTGGGGGTCTACCATCCGATTGTGGCTGAGTTGGGCCGCGCCGCCCGGCAGCACCCGGATCTGCTCCTGGCAACGCTGATATCCGAAGGGTTTACCACGCCATGTTACGACGGCAAGACCTTCTTTGCAACTGATCATCCGGTGGCTTCCGGAACACAGAGCAATAACGGTGGCGGGTCCGGAACTGCCTGGTATCTGTTTGATGCTACCAGGGCAATTAAGCCTTTCATTTTTCAACGGCGGAGCCTGCCGCGATTAATCAGTCAGGACAGCCCCGATGATGAACATGCCTTTATGCGGAAGAAATTTCGCTATGGCGTAGATTATCGCGGAGCGGTCGGGTATGGCCTCTGGCAATTGGCTTATGGCAGCAAGGACACATTGAACACTACCAACTATATCGCAGCCCGGGCGGCTATGATGCAACTTACCAATGATGAGGGGACGCCCTTGGGTGTGGCCCCGAATCTTCTGGTAGTGCCTCCTGCTTTGGAAGGTCAGGCAAAAGAACTTTTACACGCTGATTTTATGGGCGTAACCGGAGAGGGTACGAAGACCAACGTCTGGAGAGGAACCGCAGAGGTTCTCGTCGTTCCCTGGCTAAAGTAG
- a CDS encoding glycosyl hydrolase family 28-related protein produces the protein MYIESEISCIRKSSVAYLNFKSTTVNKSDVDVLTVTPTLSSAKGTDTVVDVYFTGGHSDQENYGVGQHFTLVCSGATITNTGYNTTRVRLTIPAGSTTKAITMTIVNNPVLERDRVITISAAGFGASKTVTIIDDNVPAEVNVKTDYGAVGDGITDDTTAFQAAIDAIKSAGGVIYIPDGTYIIGNLHIGPHNISLVGQSKTGTILKRKAYLGTVGITMDYGGYRYESAVDSKPLTFYNLTIDGNCANQGDFHGYEQEHKWTLLVFGNDNNFTYAGRLNFHMENAVIKDTITDGISIINNTIAKLYQMEFDECFRGSTSLLGGNTDVEMVNIECSGTQERFRPAGDPLGRYTPSLSAMHMELSERGYCDGTTKTGYAQNVTLKNVNYNAGGFWITCAANSEITLNANDIYVNGCFHLQGPNSQPSTVWASQAWTFGAIIRPTTYNGRRYICITAGTSGASEPTWNTVLDSVTTDGTVQWRCLDLNIQDVTIANSLIKSYALENYVAYLNSLGQVTFNNCQFDLAYTSEDLGDSVLPAYAFYAVLDQGSGTARNGLLTFDQGCWFTISAEDNYSQDRVALWVGGEVLDGTANAYDHEVVLTGNCEIDGADYFDYGIYCGQDGRSSVRLTLEDLIVAVLSTGYALLLSGQTGQYNDITINHLQITSGRYLIWNYPRAGDIFVDTGSSLAKAQNRITAGTNLAAITMTGTSRALSGSLRPDWDYVHGLVGDIYTDDDLVEWLCTAAGWYDSQLSAEHQGVWSPDGVAVLQSDSFESWSSGSPAGWTKVTGTNNVVAQGEPDTGVKHGDYAVKVTYKDATNAFFYKNWAATNILEFFCKIYLAVPSVTSSSGESSIFIVGTSAGSRCCYILMRINSGNVEVKLTTPGSGASSWHVLGAVGDAPRAVQFYFKSDTVSGAWKLWLNEAAEGSPTEQSMFGFNSGTNQFGRSWLGKYNGDADAGNDYSIYVDCLDIRNAFIS, from the coding sequence ATGTATATTGAGAGCGAGATTAGTTGTATCAGGAAAAGCAGTGTAGCATATCTTAATTTTAAATCCACGACGGTGAATAAATCGGATGTTGATGTTCTGACGGTGACGCCGACTTTGAGCAGTGCTAAAGGAACCGATACTGTTGTTGATGTCTATTTCACCGGCGGCCACAGCGATCAGGAGAACTACGGCGTCGGGCAGCATTTCACCCTGGTCTGCAGCGGCGCCACTATCACCAACACCGGCTACAACACCACTCGGGTGCGTCTGACCATCCCTGCCGGGAGCACTACCAAAGCCATCACCATGACCATCGTCAACAACCCGGTGTTGGAACGAGATCGGGTAATCACTATCTCCGCCGCCGGGTTCGGGGCCTCCAAGACCGTCACCATCATTGACGATAACGTCCCTGCCGAAGTCAATGTCAAAACCGACTACGGGGCGGTAGGCGACGGGATCACGGATGACACCACAGCTTTCCAAGCGGCTATCGATGCCATTAAATCCGCCGGCGGGGTGATCTATATCCCGGACGGCACCTATATCATCGGCAACCTCCATATCGGCCCCCACAACATCAGTTTGGTCGGCCAGTCCAAGACCGGCACCATCCTGAAACGGAAAGCATACCTCGGCACGGTCGGGATCACCATGGACTACGGCGGCTATCGGTATGAGTCCGCCGTAGACAGCAAGCCTTTGACCTTCTACAACCTGACGATTGACGGCAACTGCGCCAACCAGGGGGATTTCCATGGGTATGAGCAGGAACATAAATGGACCCTGCTGGTCTTCGGCAACGACAACAACTTCACCTATGCCGGTCGGCTGAACTTCCATATGGAGAACGCCGTCATCAAAGACACCATCACGGACGGCATCTCTATCATCAACAACACCATTGCCAAACTCTACCAGATGGAGTTTGATGAGTGTTTCCGGGGTTCGACTTCGCTGCTGGGCGGCAACACCGACGTGGAGATGGTCAACATTGAGTGCAGCGGGACGCAGGAACGGTTCAGACCGGCAGGCGATCCCCTGGGACGGTATACCCCCTCTCTCTCAGCGATGCACATGGAACTCTCGGAGCGGGGGTATTGCGACGGCACGACCAAGACCGGGTATGCTCAGAACGTCACCCTGAAGAACGTCAACTATAACGCCGGGGGGTTCTGGATCACCTGCGCCGCCAATTCCGAGATCACCCTGAATGCTAATGACATCTATGTGAACGGCTGTTTTCATCTGCAGGGTCCCAATTCTCAACCCTCTACGGTCTGGGCTAGTCAAGCCTGGACCTTCGGCGCCATCATCCGGCCTACGACCTATAACGGCAGGAGGTATATCTGTATCACGGCCGGGACCTCCGGGGCTTCCGAACCGACGTGGAACACGGTCCTGGATTCGGTGACGACGGATGGGACGGTGCAGTGGCGGTGTCTGGACCTGAACATTCAGGACGTGACCATTGCGAACTCGTTGATCAAATCCTATGCCTTGGAGAACTATGTCGCCTATCTCAACAGTCTGGGGCAGGTGACGTTCAACAACTGTCAATTTGACCTGGCCTACACGAGCGAGGATTTAGGGGATTCAGTCCTCCCGGCTTATGCCTTCTATGCCGTCTTGGATCAAGGTTCGGGGACGGCCCGGAACGGATTGTTGACCTTTGACCAGGGTTGTTGGTTCACTATCTCTGCGGAAGACAACTATTCTCAGGACCGGGTTGCCCTGTGGGTTGGCGGGGAAGTCTTGGACGGCACGGCCAATGCTTACGATCATGAAGTAGTGCTGACCGGCAACTGTGAGATCGACGGGGCTGACTACTTTGATTATGGAATCTACTGCGGCCAGGACGGCCGGAGCTCCGTCAGGTTGACCCTGGAGGACCTGATAGTGGCAGTGCTGAGTACTGGGTATGCCCTGCTCTTATCGGGGCAGACAGGGCAGTATAACGACATCACGATCAACCATCTGCAAATCACCTCAGGTCGATACCTGATCTGGAACTATCCGAGAGCCGGAGATATCTTCGTTGACACCGGTTCTAGTCTGGCTAAGGCGCAGAACCGGATCACGGCCGGGACCAACCTCGCAGCGATTACCATGACCGGCACTTCACGGGCTTTATCCGGCAGTCTGCGTCCGGATTGGGATTATGTGCACGGCCTGGTAGGAGACATCTATACTGATGACGACCTGGTGGAATGGCTCTGCACTGCCGCCGGATGGTATGACTCACAGTTGTCGGCGGAGCATCAGGGTGTGTGGTCGCCGGACGGGGTGGCGGTGTTGCAGAGTGATTCTTTTGAATCCTGGTCAAGCGGCAGCCCGGCGGGTTGGACCAAGGTAACCGGCACGAACAACGTGGTCGCTCAGGGTGAACCGGACACCGGGGTTAAACATGGCGACTATGCGGTGAAGGTGACTTACAAAGATGCCACCAACGCCTTCTTTTATAAGAACTGGGCGGCAACGAACATCTTGGAGTTCTTCTGTAAAATCTACCTGGCCGTGCCGTCGGTAACATCATCTTCGGGTGAGTCTTCGATCTTCATCGTAGGCACGAGTGCGGGATCGAGATGTTGTTATATCCTGATGCGGATCAACTCCGGGAATGTGGAAGTGAAACTGACGACGCCGGGAAGCGGGGCAAGCTCCTGGCACGTATTGGGCGCCGTAGGGGACGCCCCGAGAGCGGTGCAATTCTATTTCAAATCAGATACCGTCTCAGGTGCATGGAAACTCTGGTTGAACGAGGCGGCGGAGGGGAGTCCGACGGAACAATCTATGTTCGGTTTTAATTCCGGCACGAACCAGTTTGGACGGAGTTGGTTAGGGAAATACAACGGTGATGCCGACGCCGGGAACGATTACAGTATCTATGTAGACTGTCTGGATATCAGGAACGCATTTATTTCGTGA
- a CDS encoding gp436 family protein, which translates to MAYCTQEDIEKLIPEQELAELTTESGSTPDADVVTEAIAKADAGIDSYLGVRYSVPFSLAPAVIRFLSVDLAIYHLYTRRSIAPGIRRTRYEDALKFLQELADGTAVIPGAVEREAPADPFELTDNARGRIFSRRALENY; encoded by the coding sequence ATGGCCTATTGCACACAGGAAGATATTGAGAAACTGATTCCGGAGCAGGAGTTGGCGGAGTTGACGACGGAGAGCGGCAGCACCCCGGATGCCGACGTGGTGACCGAGGCTATTGCAAAGGCTGATGCCGGGATCGACAGTTATCTAGGAGTGAGATATTCAGTGCCATTTAGTTTAGCTCCGGCTGTGATTCGATTCCTATCGGTAGACCTGGCCATCTATCACCTTTATACCCGCCGCAGCATTGCCCCCGGTATCAGACGAACGAGGTATGAAGATGCTCTAAAATTTTTACAGGAACTGGCAGATGGAACAGCGGTCATCCCCGGGGCAGTTGAACGAGAAGCTCCGGCAGATCCTTTTGAATTGACGGATAACGCACGTGGAAGGATTTTTTCCCGGCGGGCGCTGGAGAACTACTGA
- a CDS encoding phage protein Gp37 — MVGVSEIEASIISALAEIRPEVPTIRSYQGEILKDVRSQAFRLPAFLIRYVWGYATRSSDKVYGLNYHFSVTIVNCNARGERKARTETDGLYQLGDDIQKAVQHQTFGLPITPFYLMSSSFISAEPEALILVNTYKTTAYDLATLGKLSWVSETGGETEVFLPFHYTEAGSHQMMDSSEYERALDATLRKYFRPLKRRFGVELPFLNDSQKNELLSAKQAQRQFKLYLEAGGEKTCDVVWSNDFDFHQVRPGVWSGHIILTEI; from the coding sequence ATGGTGGGCGTCTCAGAGATTGAAGCAAGCATTATTTCGGCCCTGGCCGAAATCCGGCCTGAGGTCCCGACGATCAGGAGTTATCAGGGAGAAATCTTGAAAGACGTCAGGTCGCAGGCTTTTAGGCTTCCTGCCTTCTTGATTAGATATGTGTGGGGTTATGCTACCCGATCCAGCGATAAAGTTTACGGACTGAATTATCATTTTAGCGTCACCATAGTGAACTGCAACGCCAGGGGTGAAAGAAAGGCCCGCACCGAAACCGATGGCCTTTATCAACTGGGTGACGACATCCAAAAAGCGGTGCAGCACCAGACCTTTGGCCTGCCGATAACACCGTTTTATCTGATGAGTTCCAGCTTTATCAGCGCTGAACCGGAAGCGCTCATTTTGGTCAACACTTATAAGACTACGGCCTATGATCTGGCAACATTGGGAAAATTGAGCTGGGTCAGTGAGACTGGGGGTGAGACAGAGGTCTTTTTACCGTTTCATTATACCGAGGCAGGCAGCCATCAAATGATGGATTCGTCTGAATATGAGCGGGCTCTGGACGCAACGTTGAGAAAGTATTTTCGGCCTTTAAAGAGGCGTTTCGGGGTGGAGCTGCCATTTCTGAACGATAGCCAGAAGAATGAATTGCTTTCGGCAAAGCAGGCGCAGAGGCAATTTAAACTTTACCTTGAGGCCGGCGGGGAGAAGACCTGTGACGTTGTCTGGAGCAACGATTTTGACTTCCACCAGGTTCGCCCCGGTGTCTGGTCGGGTCATATTATTCTGACGGAGATTTAA